Proteins from a single region of Streptomyces sp. Tu 3180:
- a CDS encoding ABC transporter permease, with amino-acid sequence MADMSHGAHARPPTRRQRWSEFRQSPFLPAVVLVLILAAAAGLFAGSYTYSMAKPTPHSIPTAVVGSYEQARGRAFLDGLEKALNASVKVHTYDSAAEARQAVDDQEVFAIFDIRDDGRTAILDVSGASGASVAEVLADTSPAVGEETGVRVTVRDINPLQEGDPRGLAIFYISLAAVIIGFVGAIQLSVHARSLTPFERILFTLAYALLGGFAIVATVDWLLGALDLPFVESWLILALTLFASGMVFTMFNTLFGRWAMLPTWGLMVLLGNPSSGGAVSWPLLPSPLGEIGKWLPPGASVNAQHTAVYFQGHQHAFPFLVLGGWALLSCAVFWTWRHRHPGGRERRAAHAES; translated from the coding sequence ATGGCCGACATGTCCCATGGTGCCCACGCCCGACCGCCGACGCGCCGGCAGCGGTGGTCCGAGTTCCGGCAGTCACCGTTCTTGCCGGCCGTCGTGCTGGTGCTCATCCTGGCGGCCGCGGCCGGTCTCTTCGCCGGTTCGTACACCTACTCCATGGCCAAGCCGACGCCGCACTCGATCCCCACCGCCGTGGTCGGCTCGTACGAACAGGCACGCGGACGGGCCTTCCTGGACGGTCTGGAGAAGGCGCTGAACGCGTCCGTGAAGGTGCACACGTACGACAGTGCCGCCGAGGCCCGTCAGGCCGTGGACGACCAGGAGGTCTTCGCGATCTTCGACATCCGCGACGACGGGCGAACCGCGATCCTCGACGTGTCGGGCGCCTCCGGGGCCTCGGTCGCGGAGGTGCTGGCCGACACGTCGCCGGCCGTGGGGGAGGAAACCGGCGTCCGGGTCACCGTCCGGGACATCAACCCGCTGCAGGAGGGCGACCCGCGCGGACTGGCGATCTTCTACATCTCGCTGGCCGCCGTCATCATCGGCTTCGTCGGAGCGATCCAGCTCAGCGTGCACGCACGGTCCCTGACGCCCTTCGAACGCATCCTCTTCACCCTCGCCTACGCGCTGCTCGGCGGGTTCGCCATCGTCGCGACCGTGGACTGGCTGCTCGGCGCGCTCGATCTGCCGTTCGTGGAGTCGTGGCTGATCCTGGCGCTCACCCTGTTCGCCAGCGGCATGGTCTTCACCATGTTCAACACCCTGTTCGGACGCTGGGCGATGCTGCCGACGTGGGGGCTGATGGTCCTGCTGGGCAACCCCTCGTCCGGCGGCGCGGTGTCCTGGCCGCTCCTGCCGTCCCCGCTGGGCGAGATCGGCAAGTGGCTGCCGCCCGGCGCCTCGGTCAACGCGCAGCACACGGCGGTGTACTTCCAGGGGCACCAGCACGCGTTCCCGTTCCTGGTGCTGGGCGGATGGGCCCTGCTGTCGTGTGCGGTCTTCTGGACCTGGCGGCACCGGCATCCCGGCGGTCGCGAGCGCCGTGCGGCACACGCCGAGTCATGA
- a CDS encoding SDR family oxidoreductase has product MSETNIVNQPKVALVTGANKGIGYEIAAGLGALGWSVGVGARDEERRETAVDKLRAAGVDAFGVPLDVTDDASVNAAARLVEERAGRLDALVNNAGITGGGPQEPTTVDVNRVRAAVETNVIGVIRVTNALLPLLRRSPSPRIVNVSSSVGSLTLQTTPGAETGPISVAYAPSKTFLNAVTVQYAKELAGTNVLINAVCPGFTATDLNGFRGVRTPQQGAACAIRLATVPDDGPTGRFFDDEGEVPW; this is encoded by the coding sequence ATGAGTGAGACGAACATCGTGAACCAGCCCAAGGTCGCACTGGTGACCGGGGCCAACAAGGGCATCGGATACGAGATCGCCGCCGGACTCGGCGCTCTCGGCTGGTCCGTCGGGGTCGGCGCACGCGACGAGGAGCGGCGCGAGACCGCTGTGGACAAGCTGCGCGCGGCCGGGGTCGACGCGTTCGGCGTGCCGTTGGACGTGACCGACGACGCGAGCGTGAACGCGGCGGCCCGGCTGGTGGAGGAGCGGGCCGGGCGGCTCGACGCGCTCGTCAACAATGCGGGGATCACCGGCGGCGGACCGCAGGAGCCCACCACGGTCGACGTGAACCGGGTGCGGGCGGCCGTGGAGACCAACGTGATCGGTGTCATCCGCGTCACCAACGCCCTGCTGCCGCTGCTGCGCCGCTCGCCGTCGCCGCGGATCGTGAACGTCTCCAGCAGCGTCGGCTCCCTCACGCTCCAGACCACGCCCGGCGCCGAGACGGGCCCGATCTCCGTCGCCTACGCGCCGTCGAAGACATTCCTCAACGCCGTCACCGTGCAGTACGCCAAGGAACTGGCCGGCACGAACGTCCTGATCAACGCCGTCTGCCCCGGCTTCACGGCGACCGACCTCAACGGCTTCCGGGGAGTGCGCACCCCGCAACAGGGCGCGGCCTGCGCGATCCGGTTGGCGACCGTGCCGGACGACGGGCCGACGGGCCGCTTCTTCGACGACGAGGGCGAGGTGCCCTGGTGA